The DNA window CGATGTCCCGCAACCACGCCTGCTTGCCCAGAGGGCCCAGCACGCGCCGGTCGGTCAGATCCCACCGCGCCTTCATCTCGTCCGACGCCAAATACCCGGCGCGTACCGCGATCGCGGCCAACCCGCCCACGGCACCCGTCCAGACATGCGGATTGCCGATGGCCCAAAGCACGCCCGTGCCCAGCGCCATCGCGCCCGCGGCCATCCAGGCATGGTCACGCCAATACGCCGTGCGATCAGCGTGAAAAATCTCCAAAACCCGCTCTCCGGGTTCAAGTTCCGCCTGCGGCACCATGACGGAACGCGGGTCGCTCACGAAGCCACCCACACCACAACGGCCGTCAAAACGAACAGGACTAGCAGCGCGATCATCGCCACACGGCCCAACATCGCCGCGTCCGATTTCTTCTTCGGCTCGGCCTCGGTGGCCTCCTCCGGTGCGGGTGCCACTTGCGCCCCGGCGCTTGGCAGCGGTTCGAACTGCACCGGCGCCTTCTCTTCGTTCAACGTCGCCACCAGCGTCACTGGCGCCCGCGGGGTCAAAACCTGCGCCTGCCCGCCAAAGGCCCGCGAGCCGACGATCAGCACTGTACCCTTCAGACCCTCAATGACTACGTGCTCGTCTTCCAGATCGTCCCGGGAAACGCCCATCCCCTCTTCCAGGTACTGGTGCAGGCCAAAGCCGGTCAGGTCCTCCACCTGGATCAGGTCGACATGATGCGGGTCCAGCGTTTCGGCCCCAAGGGCATCCCGCAACGGCCAACTGCCGTTGCGCCGGTTGAAGGTCTCGGCCTCCGCGCGGTCCAGATTCACGTCAAAGACGCGTACCACGCCGCTCTCGCTTTCACGGATTTCGATCCGGTCGCTCATGCCATCACCTCCTTGGGCCTTGCCCGCAGGTTTCGTGCCAGCAGGTCCATCGCGGCCATGCGCACGGCCACGCCCATCTCGACCTGTTCCTGGATCACGCTGCGATTGATGTCGTCGGCGATCTCTCCGTCGATTTCCACGCCCCGGTTCATCGGGCCGGGATGCATCACGATTGCATCCGCCTTGGCATGGCCCAGCTTTTCGGCATCCAGACCGTAGCGGTGGTAATATTCCCGCTCGCTGGGGATGAAGCCGCCATCCATCCGTTCCCGTTGCAGGCGCAGCATCATCACGACGTCCACATCCTTCAGCCCTTCGCGCATGTCCTCGAACACCTCGACACCGAAGTCGGCAATCCCCGACGGCATCAGCGTGGGCGGCCCCACCAGCCGCACCCGGTTCTCCATCTTGCCCAGAAGGATGATGTTCGACCGCGCCACACGGGAATGAGCGATATCCCCGCAGATCGCGATGCTCAACCGATGCAGCCGGCCTTTCGCCCGCCGGATTGTCAGCGCATCCAAGAGCGCCTGGGTGGGGTGCTCGTGCCGCCCGTCACCCGCATTCAGAACGGCGCAATTCACTTTTTGCGCCAGCAGGTCCACCGCCCCCGATTGCGGATGGCGCACCACCAGAAGGTCGGGATGCATCGCGTTCAGCGTCATCGCCGTATCGATCAGAGTCTCGCCTTTCTTGATCGAGGACGCCTGCATCGCCATGTTCATCACATCCGCACCCAGCCGCTTGCCCGCCAGCTCGAAACTGGCCTGCGTCCGGGTCGAGTTCTCGAAAAACATGTTGATCTGCGTCAGACCCGCCAGCGCATCGGCATGCTTCTGGTCGCGGCGATTGAGGTCCACGTACTGGTCCGACAAATCAAGCAGGGTAGAGATATCCGACTGCGCCAGGGGCTCGATCCCCAGAAGATGCGCGTGTTGAAAAGCCATGCCACCGCTCCGACGTCAACTGCCTGCGCGCTTATAGGAAAGCGGGCGCGCCGGGGCAAGCGTAGGGTGGGCGAAAGCCCACGCCCCCCGGAAAGCCAGGCCAAGCTGCCGAACATGCAACCCGTCTTCCCCCGCCTCGCCACAGCCGCTATCTTCCGCCCCATGACCGCCCCCTTGGATTCGCACACCGCCCTTGCCATGCTCGACTGGCAGATCGACCTCGGCGCGACCGAGGCGATCGGCGATACGCCCGTGAACCGCTATGAGGTACCTGAAAAGCTGACACCGGCCAAGAAACCGGAGCCAGCGCCCCCCATCCCGGCCAAGGAACCCGCGGTCGACACTGCCGCCGAGGCCGGATTCGCCGCCGCCGACGCAGGCTCCCTCGACGCGCTCAAATCCGCCCTCGCCGCGTTCGAGCATTGCGACCTGAAACGCGGCGCGCGCAACCTCGTGTTCTCCGACGGCCACCCCTCCGCCCGCCTGATGATCATCGGCGAGGCGCCGGGCCGTGACGAGGACCAGCAGGGCAAGCCCTTCGTCGGCCGCGCCGGGCAGCTCCTGGACAGGATGCTCGCCGCCATCGGCCTGTCGCGACAGAACGACGATCCCGCCACCAGCGCCTACATCACCAACATCCTGCCCTGGCGCCCGCCGCAGAACCGCGATCCGAATCCCCAGGAAATCGCCATGATGCTGCCCTTCGTGGAACGCCACGTACAGCTTGCCGACCCTGAGGTGATCGTGCTCATGGGCAATATCAGCTGTCAGGCCTCGCTCGGCAAACGCGGCATCACCCGCCTGCGCGGCCAGTGGACCCAAGCCTTCGGCAAGCCCGCCCTGCCGATGTTCCACCCCGCCTACCTCTTGCGCAAACCCCATGAGAAACGCACCGCCTGGGCCGACCTGCTCGACCTTCAGGCCCGCCTCGAAGGACAGACATGAAGCTTCTCGCCTTTTCCGACCTGCACCTTGCCCGTGCCCGCGCCGCCGAACTGGTGACCGCCAGCGCCGAGGCCGACCTCGTCATCGGCGCGGGGGATTTCTGCAACCACCGCGCCGACTTGGACGAGGCGATGCACATGCTCTCGGGCATCACCGCACCCATCATCGCCGTCCCCGGCAACGCCGAAAGCTTCGACGAACTGACCTCAGCGGCCCTGCCCAACATGACCGTGCTGCATGGCACCTGCACCAGCCAAGGCGACCTCACATTCTTCGGCCTCGGCTACGGCGTGCCGGTCACGCCCTTCGGCGACTGGTCCTGCGATCTGTCCAACGAAGAGGCCGCGGCGTTGCTCGCGCCCTGCGAGACCGCCGATATCCTCGTCCTGCATTCCCCGCCCAAAGGCGTGGCCGACCTCACCTCGCTGGACATGTCCGTTGGCTCCACCGCCATCCGCGACGCAATCGAGCGCATCCAGCCGAAGCTGGCCCTCTGCGGTCATATCCACGACAGCTGGGGCGTGACCGGACGCATCGGCGCCACGCAGGTGGTCAACCTCGGCCCCCGCCCCAACTGGTTCGACATCACCCCTGAGACCTGAAAGCACAGCATACGCCAATGTCCAAGATCGACGAAACCAAGGAATTCATCCCGGTCCGCATCGCCGTTCTGACCGTCTCCGACAGCCGCGACCTCAGTCAGGACCGCTCCGGCGCCGTGCTGGTCGAACGCATCGAGGCCGCGGGCCACGTTCTCGCCGACCGCATGGTCGTCCGCGACGAGCGCGACCAGATCACCGAGCAGCTGCGCGAATGGATCGCCAGCCCCGAGATCGACGTGATCCTGTCCACCGGCGGCACCGGCCTGACGGGCCGCGACGTGACCGTCGAGGCGCACAGGGATGTCTACGAAAAGGAAATCGACGCGTTCGGCACGGTCTTCACCATCGTCTCGATGAAAAAGATCGGAACCTCCGCCGTTCAATCCCGCGCCACCGGGGGCGTGGCGAACGGCACCTATCTTTTCGCCCTGCCCGGCAGTCCCGGCGCCTGCAAGGATGCATGGGACGAAATCCTGGCCTACCAGTTCGATTACCGCCACAGCCCCTGCAATTTCGTCGAAATAATGCCGCGTCTGGACGAACATTTGCGACGGAAGTGACCTTTGGCCGCGTATCAGCCCCATGAAACCTTGCCGCGAGCATCTATCTTTATGGTATGACTGCCCCGCGCCAAGTGGCTTAAAAGGTTGATCTGAATGCGGTTCCTGCGCCACAGCCTGACCGGACTGTTCCTGCTGTCCCTGACAGTGGGCCTGTTCGCCTATGCCGGTCAAATCGTGTTTTCCGCCGTGCAGGAACGCATGAGCGCCGAAACCCAAGCGCCCGAGCGGCGCGAACGCGTCTTCGCCGTCAACACCGTCACCGCAACGCCGGGCACGCAAACGCCCGTCCTGACCGCCTATGGCGAGGTCGAAAGCCGTCGCACGCTCGAAATCCGCTCCGATACCCCGGGCCGCATCACCGAGTTGACAGCACTTTTCGAAGATGGCGGCCGCGTCCGCGACGGGCAGGTTCTGGCGCGGATCGACCCGTCGGACGCGCAATTCGCCCTTGACCTCGCCCGCGCCGATCTGACCGATGCCGAGGCCGAGGTGCGCGAGGCCGAGCGGGGCCTCAACCTCGCCCGCGACGAGCTTGCCGCGGCGCAGTCCCAGGCCGAGCTGCGCAAAAGTGCTCTCGACCGCCAGTTGGACCTTGAAGAGCGCGGCGTCGGCACCGCCGCCGCCGTGGAACTTGCCGAACTCGACGCCGCCAGTTCCGAGCAGGCTGTTTTGACCCGCCGTCAGGCCGAGGCCACCGCCGAGGCCCGCGTCGACCAGGCCCAGACCCGCCTCTCGCGCAGCCGCATCGCGCTCGCCGAGGCGCAAAAGGCACTGGACGAGACCACCATCACCGCCCCTTTCACCGGCACGCTTCAGGGCGTCAGCGTGGTCGAAGGGCGGCTCGTTTCCGCCAACGAAAAACTGGCCGATCTCATCGACACCACCGCGCTCGATGTGGCCTTCCGTGTCTCCACCGCCCAGCACCGTCGCCTGCTGGATGAAAACGGCGACCTGATCCTCGCCCCCGTTCGCATCCGCCTCGACGTCTTCGGGCTGGAAATGGAAACCACCGGTCGCCTCACCCGCGACAGCGCCGGGGTCGAGGAAGGCCAGACCGGGCGTCTGGTCTATGCCCGCATCGACGACCCCCAAGGCCTCAAGCCCCGCGACTTCGTCTCGGTCCTGATCGAGGAACCGCCGCTCGACAACGTCGTTCGCCTGCCCGCCACGGCGCTCGGCTCGGACGGCACCGTGCTGGCCCTGACCGCCGAGGATCGCCTGCGCGCCGTCCCCGTCACGCTCGTCCGCCGACAGGGCAACGACATTCTCGTGTCCGGCGACGGCCTCGACGGGCTGGACATCGTGACCGAGCGCAGCCCGCTTCTGGGCCCCGGCCTCAGGGTCCGCCCCGTAGGCAATGCGCCCCAGTCCGACGACACCGCCCAGATGCTGGAACTCAGCGCAGACCGCCGCGCCCGCCTGCGCCAGTTTGTTGAGGACAGCCCCGACATCCCCGCCGCAATGAAGACCCGGCTCTTGGGTCAGCTCGCGCAGCCGGAAGTTCCGGCGCAGACCGTCGAACGGCTCGAACGCCGCATGGGCAGCTAACCCATGGTGCGCGACCTGCCCGACCGCGCCGGCGGCATCCTGTCCTATTTCACCCGCCACCCCACGGCGGCGAACCTTCTGCTGGTGGTGCTCGTGGTCCTTGGCCTCGCCGCCGCCCCCCGGATGCAGGCCCAGTTCTTCCCCGATGTAGTCATCGACGAGGTCAGCGTCTCGGTCCTCTGGGACGGCGCCAGCGCCGAGGATATCGACGCCGGCATCGTGCAGGTGCTCGAACCCGCGCTTCTGGCCGTCGAGGGCGTCGAGACTTCGCAGGCCACCTCGCGCGAGAACACCGCCAGCATCCAGCTTGAATTCGAACCCGGCTGGGACATGGGCCGCGCCGCCGATGACGTCTCGGCCGCCGTCGACAGCATCACCGACCTGCCCGAAGAGGCCGAGGAGCCGCGCGTCACCCGTGGCGCTTGGCGCGACCGCGTCACCGATATCGTCCTCACCGGTCCCGTCGCCACGCCCCAGCTCGGGCAGTTCGCCGACGAGCTGGTCACCCGCCTCTACGACGCCGGCGTCACCCGGACCACGCTTCAGGGCGTCGCCGCGCCGCACACCATTGTCGAAGTGCCCACCACCAACCTCATCGCCTATGACATCACCATGGCCGAGATCGCCGCCGTGATCGCCGCCGAGGCCGACACCGACCCCGCGGGCGACGTGACCGGCGGAGCCACACGCGTTCGCATCGGCACCGAGAAACGCGACACCGACCAGATCGAGGCGCTGATCCTGCGCTCCAACCCCGACGGCTCCAAGCTGACGATCGGCGACGTGGCCGACGTGCGCGTCGAAGGCATCGACCGCGAACGCCAGTACTTCGTTGGCGACAACCCTGCCCTTCAGATCCGCGTCGACCGCTCCGCCAATGGCGATGCGCTCGCCATCCAGGCCCAGGTCGAAGAGATCGCCACCCGGATGGAATCCACCTTGCCCGAAGGCACGGAACTGACGCTGATCAACACCCGCTCCGACGCGATCTCGGGCCGCCTCGACATGCTCATGGACAATGGGCTGACCGGCCTTCTGCTAGTGGTGTCGCTGCTGTTCCTGTTCCTCAACGCTCGCACCGCCTTCTGGGTCGCGGCAGGCATCCCCGTGGCGATGCTCGCCACGATAGCGCTGATGTACGTGGCCGGGCTGACGATCAACATGATCTCGCTCTTCGCACTGATCATCACGCTCGGCATCGTGGTGGACGATGCCATCGTGGTGGGCGAACATGCCGACGCCCGTGTGCGCAAATATCGTGAAAGCCCCGTTCAGGCCGCCGAACGCTCCGCCCAGCGCATGGCGCTGCCCGTTTTCTCCGCCACCCTCACCACGCTCATTGCCTTCTTCGGGCTGGTCGCCATCGGCGGACGCTTCGGCGATCTTATCATCGACATCCCCTTCACCGTGATCGTCGTCCTGTCGGCCTCGCTCGTGGAATGCTTTCTGATCCTGCCGCACCACATGTCTCATGCGCTGGCCCATGCGGGCAAGGAACGCTGGTACGACTGGCCCTCCCGGACCGTAAACCGCGGCTTCGTATGGCTGCGCGAACGCGCCTTCCGCCCGTTCATTGCACTGGTCATCCGCGCCCGTTACCCCGTGCTGGCGGGGATCGTCGTATTGTTGGCCTCCCAGGCCGCGCTCTTCATCAAGGGCGACGTGCAGTGGCGCTTCTTCAACGCACCGGAACGCGGCAGCGTGACCGGCAACTTCTCCATGGCCCCCGGCGCCACGCGCGAGGATACGCTGGCCATGATGCGCCAGATCCAGACCGCCGTCGAAGACCTCGGCGCCGACTACGAGGACCGCCACGGCGCCAACCCCATCAAGTTCGCCATCGCCCAGATCGGCGGCAATTCCGGCGGTGGCCTCGCCGGTGCCGACACCAAGGAACCCGACCAGCTTGGCGGCATCTCCATCGAACTCATCGACCCCGACCTGCGCCCCTATTCCTCCTTCGCCTTCGTGGCCGAGTTGCAAGACGCCGTCACCCGCCACCCCCTGACCGAGGAACTCAGCTTTCGCGGCTGGCGCTCGGGCCCCGGCGGCGACGCGCTCGACGTAGAATTCTACGGCGCCACCGCCGAGACGCTGAAAGACGCCTCCGAGGCGCTGAAATCCGCGCTGCTCGACTACCCGGAGGTGTCGGCGGTCGAGGACAACCTCGCCTATGACAAGCAGGAACTGATCCTCGAACTCACGCCGCAGGGCCAGGCACTCGGCTTTACAATCGACGACCTGGGCACGGTCCTGCGCCATCGCCTGAACGGGATCGAGGCCGCGACCTATCCCGACAGCGCCCGCAGCGCCGAGATCCGCGTCGAGGTGCCGGAATCCGAACTTACCGCCGACTTCCTGGAGCGCATGCAGATCCGCGCGCCCACTGGCGCCTACGTGCCCCTGGCCGATATCGTCAGCGTGACCGAGCGTGTCGGCTTCTCCACCATCCGGCGCGAGAACGGCATCCGCCACATCAACGTCACCGGCGACATTTCCGAGGATGACCCCGCCCGCGCCGCCGAGATCAGCACCGCGCTCGAGACCGAGATTCTGCCCCGCATCGCCAGCGTCCACCAGGTCGAATGGCAGCTTGGCGGCCTCGCCGAACAGGAAAGCGAGTTTCTGAACGACGCCCGCCTCGGCCTAATCCTGACGCTGACCGGCATCTACCTCGTCCTCGCCTGGGTCTTCGCCAGCTGGACGCGGCCCATCGTGGTGATGTCGATCATCCCCTTCGGTCTTGTCGGCACGATCTACGGGCACGCCTACTGGGAGGTGCCGCTGTCGATGTTCACAGTCGTGGGGCTCTTGGGCATGACCGGCATCATCATCAACGACTCGATCGTGTTGGTGACCACGATCGACGATTACGCCAAGGAGCGCGGGATTATCCCCGCGATCATCGAAGGCGCCGTCGACCGCCTGCGCCCCGTCATGCTGACGACGCTCACCACTGTGCTGGGCCTCACCCCGCTACTGTTCGAGCAATCGACCCAGGCGCAGTTCATCAAACCCACCGTGATCACGCTGGTCTATGGCCTGGCCTTCGGCATGGTCCTCGTCCTGCTGCTGGTGCCCGCTATCATTGCCATCCAGTCCGACGTCGCGCGCCAGACCGCTTCCCTGCGCCGCGCCCTGCGCTCCAAACCGAGAGAATTGCGTGGTGTTATGCTGGCGGGCGCGGTGGCCATCTCGGCGCTCTTCGCCGCCACGCTGGGCTATGCGGCACTGACCGGCAACCTGCCCGGGCCGCTCGCCGCGCTGGCCCTTGCATCCCCGATGCCGACAGCACTGGTGCTTTTCATCGCGGGAAGCCTACTGATCGTGCTACTGCTCTACGCCATGGTCGCGATCCGCCACGCCATGCGACGTCAGCCCGCCGAACAGCCCTGAATATCCACGGCGCCGCCCCGGCTCAGCACGGTAAAGCGCAGACCCCTGCGATCGACCGCAAAGGACCGCCCGTCGACATGGCTCAACACCGTCCGCGCGATCAGGCTGTTGCCCTGCCGCGTGGTCTCGGGCGGCGAAACCCAGACCTTGGGGTCGCTCGATTCAACCACCGCGTATTCCGACACGCCCAGCTTTGGCATCCGGATCGTCGCGGTCAGTTGCACGCCACCCGCCACCGGCGACAACCGGCACGCCACGCTCCGCACCCCGGCCTCGTCGGCACCATAAGGCCGCTCGGTCAGGGCCGCGACGATGGCCGGATCCGGCTTCTTCGCGGCACCCGGCAAGACCTGCGCCACGTTGACGCTGACCGGCACACAGATATCCTTGCACACGCCGATCTCCAATTGGCCCTCCAACCGCACGTCACGCCCGCCCGCTTTGGGGCGAATGTGCAACGGCACAACCACGTCATCATCGTACCCGATGGTCATGAACCCGAATTGCGGCACCGGCTTGGGCGCGGGCCAGATCACCTCCAGCCCGGCAAGGTTGCGCGACCCGCGCCAGTTGAACAATGGCGGCACACCGGCCTCGCCCGGACTGCGCCAATAGGTCTTCCACCCCGGCGCCAAGTCCAGCCGCAGCCCCGCGTAGTGACTGCCATCCGACGCCCGCCATCCGGGCAGCACATCAACGCGCACCATATCAGCAGTATCCTGGGCCGACACCGGCCCGGCACAGGCCGCGATCAGGGCGGCTTTCAAAAGGGTCATGAACTTTTGCATGGGGCCTCTCATGGCGTGTTTCAGCGGCTTTGCCAATTCACATTGAAGCGAGAAATCCCGGCAATCTCAAGGCAGGATGGTTGCACAGAACGCCCCGCACCCCCATCATGGGAGATGAAACCAAACCACCGGGGACCGCCTTGAGCGACATCGACCTGACCGGAAAACTGCTGATCGCCATGCCTGCCATGGGCGACGACCGCTTCGCCCAATCGGTCGTCTTCATCTGCGCCCATTCCCCAGAGGGCGCCATGGGTCTCATCGTCAACAAGCGCGCCGACGACCTGCGCCTCAGCGACCTGCTGGAGCAACTCGAGATCGCGCAAGGGCGCGACATGACGAACCTGCCCGTACATTTCGGCGGTCCTGTGGAACATGGCCGCGGGTTTGTTCTGCATGATTACGGCTACCATTCGGCAATCTCGACGCTCGACGTGAACGACAATTTCGCCATGACCGCGACGATGGACATCCTCGAGGATCTGGCGCTTGGCCGTGGCCCGCTGCGCAACATCGTGGCCTTGGGCTATGCCGGCTGGGGCCCCGGCCAGCTGGAAAGCGAGTTGTCCCAGAACGCGTGGCTCACGGTCGAGGCCGACAAGGAAATCGTGTTCTCGCACGCCGACGCAACCAAGTGGGAATCCGCCCTGCAAAAGCTGGGCGTCAGTTCCGTCACGCTCTCCTCGGAGGCCGGTCGCGCCTGACGGCAAAAGCCTTCAAAAAGCTTTTGCCAAATCTTTTCTGCAAAAGATTTGGCCCGCCCCACCTCACGCGGCGTAATCCGACCCTTCCTCATCCAGGATCGCCATCAGTTCCGCCAGGTGCCGGTCGCCCTGCCCCGGGTACTCTTCCATCTCGCGCGCGGTCTTCTCGGCCACCTCGTCCGACAGCACCCGCAGCGGCTGGCCGGTCTGCAATGCCCGGATATACGTCTCGGCCGCCCGCTCGAAATAGTACATCCGGTTGAAGCAATCCGCGACGGTATCGCCCATCACCAAAATACCGTGATTGCCCATGATCATCACCTTCTTCGACGCATCACCCAACATCTGCGCACAGCGCTCACCCTCATCCTCAAAGGCAAGCCCGCCATAGCCGTCATCTATGACATAGCGGTTGAAAAACGTGGCACAGTTCTGGTCGATCGGCGGCAGAGTGCTGTCAGCCAGGCTAGCCAGCACCGTGGCGTGAATCGAATGCACATGCATCAGGCAGCGATGGTGCGGACAGGCCCGATGCACCCCGCCATGCAGCCCCCATGCAGTCGGATCGGGCGCGCCGGGCCGCTCCAGCGTCTGGGGATCATTGGCGTCGATCATCAGCAGGTCCGATGCTTTCACCCGGCTGAAATGTACCTGGTTGGGGTTCATTAGGAACTGCGTGCCATCCTCGTTGACCGACAGGCTGAAATGGTTCGCCACAGCCTCATGCATGTTCAGTCGGGCGGTCCAGCGAAACGCCGCAGCCAGTTCGACACGTTCTTTCCAGTGGGCAATATTGGGGGGGCTGGCGGGTTTGGTCTGCAACATGGGACATCTCCGTTCCGGGCGTTTTCAGCACCCTGCGTCAGTATAATCCAAGTTGCAATCTACGCACCGTCGGGCCTTATCAGACTCCGTGCCCTAAACCATTCATTTCACCAAAATTCGGGCGCACGCGACGCACGCGCCTGTCAATCGCCGCCATCCAAAGGCACCAAAGCCCCTATTCGGCTTTGGCGCCCTTGTCGGTCTTCCGACCAAAACGGAACAGCCGGGTGACGATTACGAAAAACAACGGCACAAAAATTACCCCCAGAACCGTGCCGGATATCGTCCCGCCCAGCACGCCCGAGCCAATCGCGTTGCGCCCGCCTGACCCCGCGCCGGAACTCAGCACCAAGGGCAGCACACCCAAAGAGAACGCCATCGACGTCATTATGATCGGCCGAAACCGCTGCCGCGCCGCCTCGACCACCGCGTCGATGACGCGCTCGCCGGCGACATGCCTGTCTCGCGCGAATTCCACGATAAGAATCGCGTTCTTGCCCGTCAGGCCGATTACCGTCAGCAATCCGACCTGAAAGAAAACTCCGTTGTCGAATCCACCGAAATAGGCCGCCGACAAAGCCCCCACCACGCCGATCGGCATGGCCAGCATAACCGCAAAGGGGATCGACCAGCTTTCATACAAAGCGGCCAGCGAAAGGAACACCGCCGCCAGAGAAAGCGCATATAGCAACGGTGCCTGGTTGCCCGATTGCCGCTCCTCCAGCGATAGGCCGGTCCACGACAGCGCGAATCCGGGCGGCAGCTGTTCGGCCAGCCGCTCCATCTCGGCCATCGCGGCCCCGGTCGACACGCCGGGGGCCGGTGCGCCCTGCAATTGCATCGATGGGACACCGTTGAACCGATAAAGGCCCTGAGGCCCGTAGTTCCACGACCCTTTCGCGAAATTCGAGAACGGCACCAGGCCGCCGCTGGCATTGCGCACCCGCCACTTGTCGATGTCGGACGGATTGGCGCGATCTGGCGCGCCCCCCTGTACATAGACACGCTTGATCCGGCCCTGGTCGATGAAGTCGTTCACGTAGGACCCAGCCCACGCCACCGTCAGCAACTGGCCCACGTCATTGGCCGTCACGCCCATCGCACCCGCCTTGCGCCAGTCAATATCCAGATTGTATTGTGACGCGTCCTCCAGCCCGTTCGGCCGGGCCGACGCGATCAGCTCGCTCTGCGAGGCCAGTCCCAGCAATTGATTTCGCGCCTGCAACAACTCCTCGTGGCTCTGCCCACCACGCGCCTGAAGGTACACGTCAAACCCCGACACGTTACCAAGCTCGATCACCGAAGGCGGCACGATGGGAAATACCATCGCATCGCGTATCCCGCTCAGCGCGCCAAAGGCGCGTCCGGCCAGCGCCTGCACGCTTTGCGCGGGCGACTTGCGCTCGTCCCAGTCCTTCAGCTGCACAAAGGCGATGCCCATGTTCTGGCCCTGTCCGGCAAAGCTGAACCCGACGACGCCAAACATCGAATTCACCGTCTCGGTTTCCTGGGTAA is part of the Roseovarius sp. THAF9 genome and encodes:
- a CDS encoding class II aldolase and adducin N-terminal domain-containing protein, which codes for MLQTKPASPPNIAHWKERVELAAAFRWTARLNMHEAVANHFSLSVNEDGTQFLMNPNQVHFSRVKASDLLMIDANDPQTLERPGAPDPTAWGLHGGVHRACPHHRCLMHVHSIHATVLASLADSTLPPIDQNCATFFNRYVIDDGYGGLAFEDEGERCAQMLGDASKKVMIMGNHGILVMGDTVADCFNRMYYFERAAETYIRALQTGQPLRVLSDEVAEKTAREMEEYPGQGDRHLAELMAILDEEGSDYAA
- a CDS encoding YqgE/AlgH family protein; translated protein: MDLTGKLLIAMPAMGDDRFAQSVVFICAHSPEGAMGLIVNKRADDLRLSDLLEQLEIAQGRDMTNLPVHFGGPVEHGRGFVLHDYGYHSAISTLDVNDNFAMTATMDILEDLALGRGPLRNIVALGYAGWGPGQLESELSQNAWLTVEADKEIVFSHADATKWESALQKLGVSSVTLSSEAGRA